In Flavobacterium hankyongi, the genomic window GCTCTAAAAGGTATCTTTTTTAATAAATTAGCTCTAGCACTAAAATTATTATCGGAAGTTACCGAGTTTTGATAAATGGCATCTTGCCAGTTAGTGTCTGATAAAATTCTACCTTCTATTTGAGGAGTTAGAGGGTTGTCTTCATTTGGATCGTTAACTGGAGAAGTTGAAGGGTCATCTACTCCTAAATTATGTGTTTGGTTAGGAAAATGTGTTCTTACAAATTCTGTAAATTCAGGTCCTCCCATCATTTTAATTCTGTCTCTTGCATTTCCTATGGCTATACTGCTGGAAAAATTAAATTCTGGTTTTCCAGTAGTTCCTTTTTTAGTCGTTATGATAATTACACCATTCGATGCTCTTGATCCATATATAGCAGTAGCAGATGCGTCTTTTAAGATACTGAAGGTGTCAATGTCATTAGGGTTAATTAATGATAATGGGTTTCCATTTCCTGCCGCGTTTACTAAATCAATTGGCACGCCATCTATTACAATCAATGGATTATTTTGTGCACTCAATGAACTGCCTCCTCTAATACGAATGTTAGGTGCAGAATCAGGTGCTCCACCAGCAGTTGTAATTCTTACGCCTGGTGCTTTACCTGTTAATAATTGATCAACAGAAACTACAGGTCCTTTGTTAAAATCTTTTGTAGTAATTAAATCGACTGATCCAGTAGCATCTTTTTTCTTAACTGATCCATAACCAATTACAACTACTTCATCAAGTTTTGAAGATTCTTCTTGTAAACCAATAGTTATATTGTTTTGTCCCGTAAATGTTATTGTTTGTTCAGTAAATCCTAAAAAGGAAAAGGTGATTATATCTCCTTGCTTTAAATTTGTTAATATAAAGCCTCCGTCAAAGCCAGTGGAAACTCCATTAGTTGTTCCTTTTACAAGTACGTTTACTCCAGGTAATGGTTCTCCTAATTTTTTGTCAGTAACAATTCCTGACAACTTACTCTGAGCGAGCAAAGTAGCTGGTAGCATGAGTAGTAAAAGTAAAAACTTGTTATACAATGTTTTCATACAATTTGTTTAGGTTAAAAATTGATTTTAAAACACATGTTTTTTACTTCGAATGTTAAATTTAGGTAAAATATTAGATAAATTTCACGAGTACTTGTTAATTGTGTCTGCGAAAACGTTTTCGTGTTAAAAACTTTTAATAAAAGACATTTTTTTGTAGGTAAAATTGTCATTCCAAAAAATAAAAATTACTTTTATTTTCGAATCACTATTTTTCAAAAACCATTAATGAAAAAGAAAATTACTTTAAAACACATTGCAAAAGAGTTAGATGTCTCAATATCAACTGTTTCTAAATCATTAAAGAATAGTTCTGAGATAAGTGAAGACACTCGTGAAAAAGTACAGGCCTTTGCAAAACTTTATAATTTTAAACCAAATAACATTGCTTTGAGTTTGAAGAACAGAAAAACAAAAACTATAGCTGTAATAATTCCTGAAATTGTACACCACTTTTTTGCAACTGTTATTAGTGGTATTGAGAGTGTTGCTAATGAAAATGGATACAATGTTATCGTATGTCTTTCTAACGAATCTTTTGATAAAGAAGTAATTAATATGGAGATGTTAGCAGGAGGAAGTATAGATGGTTTTATTATGTCATTATCAAAAGGAACACAATCAAAAGGAGATTTTCATCATATTCAGGAAGTTATCAATCAAGGAATGCCTGTTGTTATGTTTGATAGAATAACGAATGATATTTTTTGTGATAAAGTAATTATTGACGACAAAACTGCTGCTCAAGATGCAGTTAACTATCTTATATTTAAAGGTGAAAAGAAAATAGGTTTAATAACGACGGTTGATTATGTAAGCGTAGGAAAATATAGGACTGATGGTTATATCCAAGCGTTAAAACAAAACAATCTTATTGTAAAAGATGAACTTATTTTAAAAATAGAAGATATTGATAATTGTGCAGTTGAAATTGAAAACTACATCAGAGAAAATGATATTGATGGAGTTTTTGCAGTAAACGAACTCTTTGCGGTTACAGCTATAAAAGCAGCAAGAAAGCTGGGTAAAAGTGTACCTGAAGATTTATCAGTCATTGGTTTTACAGATGGCATTATTTCAAATTATTCTACACCATCAATAACGACAGTTAGTCAAGATGGAATTATTATGGGACAAAAAGCTGCCAAACTATTAATAGATAGAC contains:
- a CDS encoding LacI family DNA-binding transcriptional regulator, which produces MKKKITLKHIAKELDVSISTVSKSLKNSSEISEDTREKVQAFAKLYNFKPNNIALSLKNRKTKTIAVIIPEIVHHFFATVISGIESVANENGYNVIVCLSNESFDKEVINMEMLAGGSIDGFIMSLSKGTQSKGDFHHIQEVINQGMPVVMFDRITNDIFCDKVIIDDKTAAQDAVNYLIFKGEKKIGLITTVDYVSVGKYRTDGYIQALKQNNLIVKDELILKIEDIDNCAVEIENYIRENDIDGVFAVNELFAVTAIKAARKLGKSVPEDLSVIGFTDGIISNYSTPSITTVSQDGIIMGQKAAKLLIDRLENDEDDEFYTTEIVETHLVERESTK